From one Candidatus Acididesulfobacter guangdongensis genomic stretch:
- a CDS encoding MotA/TolQ/ExbB proton channel family protein encodes MNLSYIVHIASVSGGVLYLIMIVLLVALTVIIERTLYLNKLINKGREITSKVSELKVVDDKILSEIVQSSDNVPQAKVLNVALNFPEVRSHDHLDRLLEEEIMWQSPAIDKRLWILDSIVTLAPLLGLLGTIVGMFTAFSVLGAPGSAPLKVTGGVAEALVTTGAGLFVAIIGLVFYNGLNNWVRLIVHQMETLKIMLVNRLERPCSKEDKVSGPELNHQRIAEKGKNINSIVKNPFTANEEVING; translated from the coding sequence ATGAATTTATCTTATATAGTTCACATTGCTTCAGTGTCAGGCGGTGTGCTCTATCTGATCATGATAGTGCTTCTTGTGGCTCTGACCGTAATTATTGAACGCACATTGTATCTAAATAAATTAATTAACAAGGGGCGTGAGATTACTTCAAAAGTATCTGAGCTTAAAGTGGTTGACGATAAAATTCTGTCTGAAATAGTGCAATCTTCCGACAACGTGCCGCAAGCTAAGGTGTTAAATGTTGCATTAAATTTTCCGGAAGTAAGGAGCCACGATCATTTAGACAGATTGCTTGAAGAAGAAATAATGTGGCAGTCTCCGGCAATTGACAAAAGACTCTGGATTTTAGATTCTATAGTTACATTAGCTCCGCTTTTAGGTCTTTTAGGTACAATTGTAGGTATGTTTACGGCATTTTCAGTTTTGGGAGCTCCCGGCAGTGCTCCGCTTAAAGTCACTGGCGGTGTTGCAGAGGCTTTAGTTACGACCGGAGCCGGTCTATTTGTAGCCATTATCGGTCTGGTATTTTATAACGGTTTGAATAACTGGGTAAGATTAATTGTTCATCAAATGGAGACACTTAAAATAATGTTAGTAAACCGTTTAGAAAGACCATGCTCAAAAGAAGATAAAGTATCCGGCCCTGAGTTGAATCACCAGAGAATAGCCGAGAAAGGCAAAAATATAAATTCAATAGTTAAAAATCCATTTACAGCTAATGAGGAGGTTATAAATGGGTAA
- a CDS encoding arsenate reductase ArsC, which produces MNIIFICTGNSARSQMAEGFAKYYGEKYKIADLNVSSAGVNPKPVNPFAIAVMLEKNIDISRQKSKSMEVFDLNTFDYVITLCGDARDNCPLITSENIKLHWDLIDPAGIEGDNDDRLKAFRDIRDEIEKRVEALLKNQKN; this is translated from the coding sequence ATGAATATTATTTTTATATGCACGGGAAATTCTGCAAGGTCTCAAATGGCGGAAGGATTTGCCAAATATTACGGCGAAAAATACAAAATAGCCGATTTAAATGTATCCAGCGCGGGCGTTAATCCGAAACCGGTTAATCCTTTTGCGATAGCCGTTATGCTTGAAAAAAATATTGATATAAGCAGACAAAAATCAAAATCTATGGAGGTTTTTGATTTGAATACCTTTGATTATGTAATAACTCTATGCGGCGATGCAAGGGATAATTGCCCTTTAATTACTTCAGAGAATATAAAACTGCACTGGGATTTAATTGACCCTGCAGGCATAGAAGGCGATAACGACGACAGGCTGAAAGCATTCAGAGATATAAGAGATGAAATTGAGAAAAGGGTGGAGGCTTTATTAAAAAATCAAAAAAATTAG
- the arsD gene encoding arsenite efflux transporter metallochaperone ArsD produces MENSIVLEIYDPALCCSTGVCGPKPDIKLIKINDILNKLKNDFGNKIEIKRHSISNEPKEFLSNKTIREIIKSGGKAALPVCILNGELFTQGRYPEEGELYAEILKSSLILKQ; encoded by the coding sequence ATGGAAAATTCAATAGTTTTAGAGATTTACGACCCAGCTTTATGCTGTTCAACAGGGGTTTGCGGTCCAAAACCGGATATAAAGTTGATAAAAATTAACGATATTTTAAATAAATTAAAAAATGATTTCGGCAATAAGATTGAAATAAAAAGGCACAGCATATCTAATGAACCGAAAGAATTTTTATCTAATAAGACAATACGGGAAATAATAAAAAGCGGAGGCAAAGCGGCTCTGCCGGTATGTATATTAAACGGAGAACTTTTTACCCAAGGAAGATATCCTGAAGAAGGTGAACTTTATGCCGAAATATTAAAATCTTCACTTATTTTAAAACAATAG
- a CDS encoding efflux RND transporter permease subunit gives MIKKLIDYCIENQFIVLIFMLFLGFFGIIAVHNIRLNALPDIAPTEVIIKTDWSGEPPNLVNLRVTYPIESYLLSAPKVKEVRGTSMYGSSFVTVVFNRGTRISWARAQILTYMNQIKTLLPPGVTPVLGPYANAMGWVYMYGLIDKNHNENLEQLRTLQQYYLRYALESVPGVAQVATYGGFKKEYQVTLNPKALQYYNLSISQIDNSLKSSNNDIGARVVDSPSGVEHLIFVKGYLHTLKQIRNIVVGTTSNHVPILVKDIGVAEKVPASQRSYSDWNGNGQIVGGVVIMQQGANTLNVISAVKKKIKSLETSLPKGVKVITTYDESSLIHRSINTLKTTLLEIIIIVLLVCIIFLFHFRSALVVIIMMPFAILGAFLAMYLLHISANIMSLSGIALAVGAMVDSSIVMIENAHSYIERFEYEPDSVPEHIKAIKDRKKAKKIYIAESAKEMGKPLFFSLIIIAAGFLPIFYLTGEVGALFKPLAYTKTFSMLFAALISVTLVPILMVHLIKGKIKPLEKNPINRFLVYIYRPSLKFVMRFKYIFLVLTLLLMVATYFVYTKIGSQFMPPLNEGTLLYMPSALPGYSGTDALKLIQIEDRIIKSFPEVKMVTAKAGRADTALDPAGLSMTETVIDLTRRTDWPSGMTVTKLISKLNKALNVPGLVNVWTMPIKNRIEMTSAGLRTPIGIKVYGSNVNKLQSISEKIASALYMVKGTQSAFANRINNRPYIEISPDYVKMGFYGITLKEIDDAVDASIGGKTITTLYNGLARFPLSVRYPYKYRNSLSAIRNILVKTKNGPYVPLKETAHVKYIIGPDYVSSQGGIPDDIIDITLKTKNMVGWVKTAKKMISKMVHIPAGYHIVFSGEYKSLQRADKKLLLIIPITVMIIFLLIYLNFKSVPLSLIVMLSVPFALIGGFFYVYLLHITLSIAVWVGFIALIGVSTEIGMVMITVLDGLFKEREMSEIKVLENMENENENENENKNYKKLSRQDIEDISLNGAIKRLRPVVMTSFAIIFGLLPAMFAYGAGARTTKFIAAPMIGGMITSTILNLLMLPIIYSMWKQYEIKKKEKNR, from the coding sequence ATGATTAAAAAATTAATAGATTATTGCATAGAAAATCAATTTATAGTACTTATCTTCATGCTATTTTTGGGATTTTTCGGAATAATCGCCGTTCACAATATCAGATTAAATGCTTTACCTGATATCGCTCCTACCGAGGTTATTATTAAAACTGACTGGTCGGGTGAACCGCCGAATCTCGTAAATTTGAGGGTGACATATCCTATTGAATCTTATCTGCTGTCGGCGCCTAAGGTTAAAGAAGTGAGAGGAACATCCATGTACGGTTCTTCTTTTGTTACAGTAGTGTTTAACAGAGGGACCCGGATTTCATGGGCAAGGGCGCAGATTTTAACATACATGAATCAGATTAAAACGCTTCTGCCTCCAGGCGTAACGCCCGTGCTTGGTCCTTATGCCAATGCAATGGGCTGGGTTTATATGTACGGGCTAATCGATAAAAATCATAATGAAAACTTAGAACAATTGAGAACATTGCAGCAATATTATCTCAGATATGCTCTTGAGTCGGTTCCCGGTGTTGCGCAGGTTGCAACTTACGGCGGTTTTAAAAAAGAATATCAGGTTACGCTAAACCCTAAAGCTCTTCAATATTACAATCTGTCAATCAGCCAGATTGATAATTCTTTAAAATCTTCCAATAACGATATAGGAGCAAGAGTGGTGGATTCGCCGTCGGGCGTTGAACATCTGATATTTGTCAAGGGATATCTGCATACACTGAAGCAGATAAGAAACATTGTAGTCGGTACAACGTCAAATCATGTGCCGATACTTGTAAAAGATATAGGCGTTGCAGAAAAAGTTCCGGCATCTCAGAGGTCATATTCCGATTGGAACGGCAACGGACAGATAGTGGGAGGTGTTGTTATCATGCAGCAGGGAGCTAATACTTTGAATGTCATCAGCGCGGTTAAAAAGAAGATTAAATCGCTTGAAACTTCGCTTCCCAAGGGGGTTAAAGTTATCACTACTTATGATGAATCTTCTTTAATTCACAGGTCTATCAATACGCTAAAAACAACACTGTTAGAGATAATTATCATAGTTCTTCTGGTCTGTATTATTTTTCTGTTTCATTTCCGCTCGGCATTAGTGGTAATAATTATGATGCCGTTTGCAATACTGGGCGCTTTTCTGGCAATGTATCTATTGCACATAAGCGCAAATATAATGTCTTTATCCGGTATTGCTCTTGCTGTGGGGGCAATGGTGGACTCCAGTATAGTAATGATTGAAAATGCCCATTCGTATATAGAAAGATTTGAATACGAACCGGACTCCGTTCCTGAACACATAAAAGCGATTAAAGACAGAAAGAAAGCAAAAAAGATTTATATTGCGGAATCCGCAAAAGAAATGGGCAAACCGCTGTTTTTTTCTTTAATAATAATCGCTGCAGGATTTTTGCCTATTTTTTATCTGACAGGCGAAGTAGGAGCGTTATTTAAACCTTTAGCATATACAAAAACATTTTCCATGCTTTTTGCTGCTTTAATTTCTGTTACCTTAGTGCCTATACTTATGGTTCATCTGATAAAAGGCAAAATAAAACCGCTGGAAAAAAATCCTATTAACAGATTTCTGGTTTATATTTACAGACCTTCTTTAAAGTTTGTTATGCGTTTTAAATACATTTTTTTAGTTTTAACCTTGCTTTTAATGGTTGCGACTTATTTTGTATATACAAAAATAGGTTCGCAATTTATGCCGCCTCTGAATGAAGGCACGCTGTTATATATGCCGTCTGCGCTGCCCGGCTATTCCGGAACGGATGCTCTGAAACTGATACAGATTGAAGACAGAATAATTAAAAGTTTTCCGGAAGTCAAAATGGTTACGGCGAAAGCAGGCAGGGCGGATACCGCTCTTGACCCGGCAGGACTTTCAATGACGGAGACGGTCATAGATTTAACGAGGCGCACAGACTGGCCAAGCGGCATGACGGTGACAAAATTAATAAGCAAATTGAATAAAGCGCTCAACGTACCCGGGCTTGTAAATGTATGGACAATGCCGATTAAAAACAGAATAGAAATGACGTCTGCCGGACTCCGCACACCTATAGGTATAAAAGTGTACGGTTCAAATGTTAACAAACTTCAGAGTATCTCTGAAAAAATAGCATCCGCTCTTTATATGGTAAAAGGAACACAGAGCGCTTTTGCGAACAGGATAAATAACCGACCTTACATTGAAATAAGTCCTGATTACGTAAAAATGGGATTTTACGGCATAACGCTTAAGGAGATTGACGATGCGGTAGATGCTTCAATAGGCGGAAAAACCATTACCACGCTGTATAACGGGCTGGCAAGATTTCCGTTATCCGTGAGATATCCGTACAAATACAGAAATTCTTTATCTGCAATACGCAATATTTTAGTTAAAACCAAAAACGGTCCGTATGTGCCTTTAAAAGAAACAGCCCATGTAAAATATATAATCGGACCGGATTACGTCTCTTCGCAGGGCGGTATCCCCGACGATATTATAGATATAACATTGAAGACTAAAAATATGGTAGGCTGGGTTAAAACCGCAAAAAAAATGATATCAAAAATGGTTCATATTCCGGCAGGATATCATATTGTTTTTTCAGGAGAATACAAATCGCTTCAGCGCGCCGATAAAAAGCTGCTGTTAATTATTCCTATTACTGTGATGATAATATTTTTACTTATTTATTTAAATTTTAAATCAGTTCCGCTTTCTCTTATAGTTATGCTGTCTGTACCTTTTGCACTGATAGGAGGATTTTTTTATGTTTACCTGCTGCATATAACGCTGAGTATTGCAGTATGGGTAGGTTTTATTGCGCTTATCGGCGTTTCGACGGAGATAGGAATGGTTATGATAACAGTCTTAGACGGTCTGTTTAAAGAACGTGAGATGTCGGAGATAAAAGTTTTAGAAAATATGGAAAATGAAAACGAAAATGAAAATGAAAATAAAAACTATAAAAAGCTCAGCAGACAGGACATAGAAGACATCAGTCTTAACGGGGCAATAAAGCGGCTAAGACCGGTAGTAATGACGTCATTTGCTATAATTTTCGGTCTTCTGCCGGCAATGTTCGCTTACGGCGCAGGAGCAAGGACAACAAAATTTATAGCCGCTCCTATGATTGGAGGAATGATTACCTCAACTATATTGAATTTATTGATGCTGCCTATTATTTATTCTATGTGGAAACAATATGAAATTAAGAAAAAGGAAAAAAACAGATAA
- a CDS encoding transcriptional regulator — MEIIEIIDDKEIKNQNINFNGKDVVNHKDNDNDDNKKDENSYENYYDDDDDDDYDNDNQDAAELKFTIKSLEALANESRLKIFRMLVKAGHSGLTVTEMSKSLSMPMSTLSFHLAKLSQADIILSVKKSRFIIYSINFKSVNKLIGYLTESCCNGNPEECFDDICKK, encoded by the coding sequence ATGGAAATAATAGAAATAATAGACGATAAAGAAATTAAAAATCAAAATATTAATTTTAACGGCAAAGATGTCGTAAATCATAAAGACAACGACAATGATGACAATAAGAAAGATGAAAACTCATACGAAAATTATTATGATGACGATGACGATGACGATTATGACAATGACAATCAGGATGCTGCAGAATTAAAATTTACAATAAAGTCGCTGGAAGCCCTTGCTAACGAAAGCAGGCTCAAGATATTTCGAATGCTTGTTAAAGCGGGGCATTCCGGTTTGACCGTTACAGAGATGTCTAAAAGCTTAAGCATGCCTATGAGCACATTATCGTTTCATCTGGCAAAATTAAGCCAGGCGGATATAATTTTATCTGTTAAAAAATCTAGATTCATAATTTATTCAATTAATTTTAAATCAGTAAATAAACTTATAGGCTATTTAACCGAAAGCTGCTGCAACGGAAATCCCGAAGAATGTTTTGATGATATTTGTAAAAAATAA
- a CDS encoding nucleotidyltransferase domain-containing protein produces MVKTKDKKLIIELINKYINELKKRKIDIVSAYLFGSYAKGKPTEWSDIDVAVITKNIVGDDNFDFKFLLMKIARDIDYNIEPHPYLRDEFNESNPTAAEIMRTGEKVI; encoded by the coding sequence ATGGTTAAAACAAAAGATAAAAAGCTAATAATTGAATTAATTAACAAATATATTAATGAATTAAAAAAAAGAAAAATTGATATTGTTTCAGCTTACCTATTTGGCTCTTACGCAAAAGGAAAACCCACGGAGTGGAGCGATATAGATGTAGCTGTCATAACTAAAAATATCGTCGGAGATGATAATTTTGATTTTAAATTTTTATTAATGAAAATAGCCAGGGACATTGATTATAATATTGAACCTCACCCATATTTAAGAGATGAATTCAATGAAAGCAATCCGACTGCCGCCGAAATTATGAGAACAGGCGAGAAAGTTATTTAA
- a CDS encoding TonB-dependent receptor yields the protein MEEKEKMDNRKVLIKKPDIRIIIGIFILTLMSASLWTCPNAVAGVISIKAITKKVKVKRTPFTVSKIKKKAIKRMTNPMTSFESLLNVAPSIHASTSGPNNIRSRVELRGFGTGEVSETFDGIPINNMFDGDSSNYMDIRNNVPFTLGDVSGVNISYGVNNPSVDTFDSLGGQIGYEPVMPSSKFSASIFGGYGSFATRTYGFSLNTGKLWEGIRMYLRVEHDDANDWYDGSSYPNRDHSYYFSLIKPYNRNRSDISFIFMRNDDYANDPHLVPVPLLNQFGYNWGWPTSVENAQAYNQEYYVILGWKDYIDKNITFNNKAFYSEDDMYKNLYINPACHPSAASAGISTASCNIPSSIYVDGVQPYTLGFGHGDWSPGFYPNDSYLNQFSTSAQLAYATDNHTKAVSLTQFGDFPTVTVKLPRNTVVFGGQFIDGNFHKTEWLGGSAYTPFTLGYNAYNDLRGSESMDALYAQDRLSIIPHKLFLEPGVKYQYVNENISTNPVDNYTYGGTIANNYTEIEPTVGLSYNLLSNWNFYATYGRTMKAPNYSEFETSLGSLGPNSSGIFVYSKPITSLKPEIVTDYELGTRYRLQNLTLSANIYKESFTNTFVTYLNTITETTYQENAGNSVYTGFQLEGQYDINRNLNVYANYSLNTGKYTSSYFFHHSSSGVNYSVQSGENVPMIPRHLANVGIDENYFHINGNLSGTYTGEQFVTDINGQPTSAYHLGGYWLFNLNLSHKFNFRNIPFFKEADLKSMKLSFTVDNILNRNYLEGIVAGFAGQSYPTGTATYAEFMPGMPRFYYVSTSFKF from the coding sequence ATGGAGGAAAAAGAAAAAATGGATAACAGGAAGGTTTTAATCAAAAAACCCGACATTAGAATAATTATCGGTATATTTATTCTAACTCTAATGTCCGCCAGTTTATGGACTTGCCCAAATGCTGTCGCAGGGGTAATTTCAATTAAAGCAATCACAAAAAAAGTAAAGGTTAAAAGAACGCCGTTTACAGTTTCAAAAATCAAGAAAAAAGCTATTAAAAGAATGACTAACCCTATGACCAGTTTTGAAAGCCTTTTAAATGTTGCGCCTTCGATCCATGCAAGCACGAGCGGACCTAACAATATCAGGTCAAGGGTTGAGTTAAGGGGATTTGGAACGGGAGAAGTATCTGAAACCTTTGACGGGATACCTATTAATAACATGTTTGACGGCGACTCAAGCAATTATATGGACATCAGAAACAATGTTCCTTTTACTCTTGGGGATGTTTCAGGCGTTAATATCTCCTATGGCGTAAATAATCCAAGCGTGGATACTTTTGATTCCTTAGGCGGTCAAATAGGTTATGAACCCGTTATGCCGTCAAGTAAATTTAGCGCTTCAATATTCGGCGGATATGGTTCTTTTGCAACAAGGACTTACGGTTTTTCTTTGAATACGGGTAAGCTCTGGGAAGGCATAAGAATGTATCTAAGGGTTGAACACGACGACGCAAACGACTGGTATGACGGTTCAAGCTATCCTAACAGAGACCACTCGTATTATTTTTCTTTAATAAAACCTTACAATAGAAACAGATCTGATATAAGTTTTATCTTCATGCGAAACGATGATTACGCAAACGACCCGCATCTCGTCCCCGTTCCGCTTCTTAATCAGTTTGGATACAATTGGGGATGGCCGACTTCGGTTGAAAATGCGCAGGCTTATAATCAGGAATATTATGTAATATTAGGGTGGAAGGATTATATAGATAAAAATATAACGTTTAATAATAAAGCTTTCTATTCTGAAGACGATATGTATAAAAATCTTTATATAAATCCCGCATGCCATCCAAGCGCTGCAAGCGCCGGAATCAGCACCGCATCATGCAATATACCTTCCAGTATATATGTTGACGGCGTGCAGCCTTATACATTAGGTTTTGGTCATGGAGACTGGAGTCCCGGTTTTTACCCGAATGATAGTTATTTAAACCAATTCAGCACTTCTGCGCAGTTAGCTTATGCAACCGATAATCACACAAAAGCTGTTAGCCTGACGCAATTTGGCGATTTTCCGACTGTTACCGTTAAATTACCGAGAAATACCGTTGTTTTCGGCGGACAATTCATTGACGGGAATTTTCATAAAACAGAGTGGCTTGGCGGTTCTGCATATACTCCCTTTACGCTAGGCTATAATGCTTATAACGATCTAAGAGGCAGCGAATCAATGGATGCTTTATATGCGCAGGATAGATTAAGCATTATACCTCATAAATTATTCTTAGAGCCGGGCGTTAAATATCAATATGTAAATGAAAATATTTCTACCAATCCCGTTGATAATTATACGTATGGCGGAACTATTGCAAATAATTATACGGAAATAGAACCGACTGTCGGATTAAGCTATAATTTATTGTCTAACTGGAACTTTTATGCGACTTACGGCAGAACTATGAAAGCTCCTAACTACAGTGAGTTTGAGACTTCACTCGGGAGTTTAGGTCCAAATTCTTCGGGTATTTTTGTATATTCTAAGCCTATAACTTCATTGAAACCTGAAATCGTTACCGATTATGAATTAGGCACAAGATACAGACTGCAAAATCTAACACTTTCGGCTAATATTTATAAAGAAAGTTTTACTAACACATTTGTTACATATTTAAATACAATAACTGAAACTACATATCAGGAAAATGCAGGAAATTCTGTATATACTGGGTTTCAACTTGAAGGACAATATGATATTAACCGCAATTTGAATGTTTATGCAAACTATTCATTAAACACCGGAAAATACACATCTTCTTATTTTTTTCATCATAGCAGCAGCGGCGTAAATTATTCGGTTCAATCGGGAGAAAACGTTCCGATGATACCGAGGCATTTGGCAAACGTAGGCATTGATGAAAATTATTTTCACATTAACGGAAATTTATCGGGAACATATACCGGCGAGCAGTTTGTCACAGACATAAACGGGCAGCCTACAAGCGCATATCATCTTGGCGGATACTGGCTGTTTAATTTAAATTTAAGCCATAAGTTTAATTTTAGAAATATACCGTTTTTTAAAGAAGCAGACTTAAAAAGCATGAAACTTAGTTTTACGGTAGATAATATATTGAATAGAAATTATCTTGAAGGCATAGTAGCTGGTTTTGCAGGACAATCTTATCCGACAGGAACAGCAACTTATGCTGAATTCATGCCCGGCATGCCAAGATTTTACTATGTGTCAACATCATTCAAATTCTAA
- a CDS encoding TonB family protein, whose protein sequence is MEDYINNSSFNNSNNNNDYREIPFGYAILLGAVFELVLVVAAILILSHMPKYVPIPQKPMMISLAAIPTPPKPIPVVKPKPKPTPPKPRPVVKPKPTPIPHPKPRVVRHTAQKVFKAVHVKNVPPSPAVHEIVPPSPRPMPVVEHGPINPSLIAMLTGEIRQKIKSSLVYPSAAKAMRMQGRVKVLFTYYNGTISKIKIIRSSQFSLLNSGAIKTLELANYPMPPKKLRNRILQFSIWIRFKLHR, encoded by the coding sequence ATGGAAGATTATATTAATAATTCATCTTTTAATAACAGCAATAATAATAACGACTACAGGGAAATTCCCTTTGGTTATGCAATATTATTAGGCGCTGTTTTTGAGCTTGTGCTGGTTGTGGCTGCAATATTAATATTGTCTCATATGCCCAAATATGTGCCGATACCACAAAAGCCAATGATGATATCTCTTGCGGCTATTCCAACGCCGCCAAAGCCTATACCTGTAGTTAAACCTAAACCAAAGCCTACGCCGCCAAAGCCGAGACCTGTTGTTAAACCTAAACCTACGCCTATACCTCATCCTAAACCGAGGGTAGTAAGACATACAGCTCAAAAAGTATTTAAAGCCGTTCATGTGAAAAACGTTCCGCCGTCGCCTGCAGTGCATGAAATAGTACCACCGTCACCGAGGCCAATGCCGGTTGTCGAACATGGTCCTATTAATCCGTCGCTTATAGCGATGCTTACGGGAGAGATAAGACAAAAAATTAAGTCCTCTCTTGTATATCCGTCAGCAGCTAAAGCTATGCGTATGCAGGGCAGGGTTAAGGTTCTTTTTACATACTATAACGGGACAATAAGCAAGATAAAGATTATTCGCTCCTCTCAATTTTCTTTATTAAACAGCGGCGCTATTAAAACACTTGAATTAGCAAATTATCCTATGCCGCCTAAAAAGCTCAGAAACAGAATATTGCAGTTCAGTATATGGATAAGATTTAAATTACACAGGTAA
- a CDS encoding biopolymer transporter ExbD has product MGNYSYLGNENKKAKIVIIPMIDIMLFLVVFFALIMLRMIPSSGIASQIPHASAVQEMPHPKVLISLFKNGTIKVKGKVLTLNELTSLLRSHNPKKTIVTIAGSKKVSLQHLVSVMSACKKAGVSKIGIAAARS; this is encoded by the coding sequence ATGGGTAATTACAGCTATTTGGGAAATGAAAATAAAAAAGCAAAGATTGTAATCATTCCAATGATAGATATCATGTTGTTTTTAGTAGTTTTTTTTGCGCTTATTATGTTGAGGATGATACCTTCTTCAGGTATTGCTTCGCAGATTCCTCACGCAAGTGCCGTGCAAGAAATGCCGCATCCAAAAGTGCTTATTTCTCTTTTTAAAAACGGCACTATAAAGGTTAAAGGAAAGGTTTTAACATTAAATGAACTTACGTCTTTACTTAGAAGTCATAATCCGAAAAAAACGATAGTGACTATTGCAGGTTCCAAAAAAGTATCCCTGCAGCACCTTGTTTCGGTAATGAGTGCTTGCAAGAAAGCAGGCGTAAGCAAAATAGGCATTGCTGCTGCGAGGTCTTAA